DNA sequence from the Gemmatimonadales bacterium genome:
GCTCAACGGGAACCCTTCCCAGTTGCTCACCAGCAGGCAGATCTGCGCCCGGGCCAGCAGCTGATCGACATCGGTCCGCTGCCCCAGGAAGTGCACCCGGCCGGCGATGCCGAGCGTGCCCGCGAGCGAGATCATCTGGGCCATGAGCGGCCCATCGCCGACCAGGTCCAACTCCCAGGCGAGACCCTGCAACCCCGCAAGCGCGCGGAACAGTGTCAGGTGGTCCTTCTGGGGTCCAAAGCGGGCAACCATCACCAGGCGGGGTGGGGTGGCGGCCGGGTTGGCCCGCAGCTCCGGCGCGACATCGGGCATGCCGTTGTGCACCGTCACGACCCGATTCTCGCCGGCCACGTGGGCGTCCAGGGCGAGCTGCCGGTCGAAATCAGAGACGGTGATGATCCTGCTGGCGAGCGGGCCGACGAAGCGTTCGATCTGGCGGTAGAGCGCCGCCTGGACGGCGGGGATGCCGGGGGTGAACGACCAGCCGTGGACCGTGAGCACGACGGGGATGCGTAAGGAGCGTCCCGCGAGACGACCGAGCACGCCCGCCTTGGAGGAATGCGCGGTCACCAGGTCGGGACGCAGGTCCCGCAGCACCGCGCGAATCTCGCGTAAGGCCCGGACGTCTTCCGCGGGGCGGATCGGCACGCCCAGGTGCCGGAGGACGACGGTGGGCGTGTGCTGAGCGCGAAGCCCATCGATGAAGGGCCCGCTCCCGCTGGTGATCACGGTGGCGGCGTGCCCCTGCGCCTGCACCGCGGCGGCCAGGTCCCGCACATGGATTTGGGCGCCCCCGATCGGGTC
Encoded proteins:
- a CDS encoding glycosyltransferase family 4 protein; this translates as MRIAYIVTRADPIGGAQIHVRDLAAAVQAQGHAATVITSGSGPFIDGLRAQHTPTVVLRHLGVPIRPAEDVRALREIRAVLRDLRPDLVTAHSSKAGVLGRLAGRSLRIPVVLTVHGWSFTPGIPAVQAALYRQIERFVGPLASRIITVSDFDRQLALDAHVAGENRVVTVHNGMPDVAPELRANPAATPPRLVMVARFGPQKDHLTLFRALAGLQGLAWELDLVGDGPLMAQMISLAGTLGIAGRVHFLGQRTDVDQLLARAQICLLVSNWEGFPLSILEAMRASLPVVASSVGGVGESVLDQETGYLIARGDADQLRDRLARLLVSPAERVRLGTRGRARYQQLFTLSRSVDRTLAVYRDVLGGSNAMIPPLDDDGDWKTG